The Thermodesulfovibrio thiophilus DSM 17215 nucleotide sequence TGAACTTTCAACATATGAAAACATTCCCCATTTAATGTATCCTGTTATAACTGACCCGAAGGAAGCCTCAGAGGCTTTGAAAAAAGTCATTGTAGAGATGGAAAGGCGGTATAAGTTATTTGCAACCAATGGATTTAGAAATATTGATAGTTTTAATAGGTCAGCATCAATTGAGGAAAAAATTCCATATATTGTTGTATTTATTGATGAATTTGCTGATTTGATGTTTACAGCACCAGCAGAGGTTGAACAATCAGTTACTCGAATTGCTCAGATGGCAAGGGCATCAGGGATTCATCTTGTTGTTGCAACTCAGCGTCCAAGCGTTGATGTAATAACAGGTATAATCAAAGCAAACTTTCCAGCAAGGATTGCATTTCAGGTCTCATCTCGCATTGACTCCCGTACAATTCTTGATTCACAGGGTGCTGAGAAACTACTCGGGATGGGTGATATGCTTTTTATGGTGTCAGGAGTAAAGATAATAAGAGTTCATGGAGCATTTGTAAGTGATGAAGAGGTAAAAGCTGTTAATGACTATCTTCGCAGTCAGGGTAGTCCTGATTACTCAATGTTTGAATCAATTCAGGTGCCTGTAGAAAAGAAAGAAAATGGTAGAACCAATGGAGTTGAAAGAGACAGTCTATATGATGAAGTCATTGAATATGCATCTCAGGCTGGAGAGATATCCATATCACTTATTCAGAGGAAATTTAAAATCGGTTATAATCGAGCTGCAAGAATTATGGATTTACTTGAAGAAGATGGACTCGTTGGCCCTCCTCAAGGAGCTGGGAAACCCAGAAAGTTTTTTAATAAATTTTGATTGCAATTCAGAAAAAGGCAATTAAAAATACTCTAAATTCATAAAGAGGTTTACTCCTGAGCTGTTTGTTTAAGTGATTAATTATTGCAAAACTTTGAACGGCCTCTTGTGTGCTTTGCAATGTTGATTGCTGTATGTTTGCAGAATCAAACTGCGGCTTTTACTACAATTACAGTTATCATATTACAACTATCCTGTTGTTTCTCGCTATGTTCCTTCAATGCAGATAGAACTGATTCGCATACAGCCAGTTGCTCCAGTACATATTCCACAGATGCGTATTGGAAGATAAAAAATAAATTTACAACAAAAGGAGTAGTTGAACGTATGAGAGTAGGAAAGAAGAAAGCATCTAAAAGGGATTACTATGGCATGCTGTTCAGAATGTATAACATCTATAATTTATAAGTTTTCAATTTAATGAAGTTCTGGGATTGAAACTTATTTATATAAAATCAAAAATAAATCGCTTTCTACTACGTCATCTAAAATATTAAATTCCGGGGTGATTTCTAAGACGATATTTATAAGCTCTTCTATATCGAAATAAACTAAACCTATGTCTTTATGCTTTGAACGACGGTTAAGGCATGTAAAGATGAGCTTTTCATTTGTGTGATTAAAAAGCGTTTTAATGCATTTTTTAGCTGTTTCTTTTGCTGTCTGAACCAACAGGTTAAAAACTCCGATGGAGATTATATAATCAAATGTTTTAGTAAGAGGCTCATTTTCAATATCCATTGTATAAAATTCTGCTTCTGGATAGTTTTGTTTCGCAAACTCTATAAGTGAAGGATTTATGTCTATGCCTGTATAGTTACATTCCATCCCTTTTTCTTTCAAAAAAGAATAAAAATCTCCTTTGCCACATCCAAAATCAAGAATTGTTTTGCAATTTGGATTTATAAATTTTAAAATCGCTTCATACCGCAGTGTTTGACCTTTTTTCGTCCATCCGACAGACTCAGGAGAATTCTTAAAGTGATTCAGCCTTTTTGTAAAAAAATCAATCACATATTCTTTTACAAGCTCATCCATTCAGTTATGTTATACCAGAAATCAATTGTAATTCCAGTAATATTTTCCCATTTTGAGAACAAGATCAATATGCTAATATTTTTTAATAAAATATATTTAAAAGCATGCAGGGAATATCTTTCTTTAAATGGAAAAAGCCACAGTCTATTAAAATCATATTATCTGGCAAAGTTCATATCTCTATATCAAGTATTGGAATACTAGTTTTTTGAGATTTATACTCTTTTGCTTTGAGGATTACTCTGTGGGTTATTTGAAATACATTTAAGGCTATATATTGTTAAATTTTATATTTTTTTGATTGTTTTTTTCTATTGCTGAAAAAACAATTACTTTTCAAAGAGATTTTTTTGAGAAATTTCGCAGGGTTTTATCTAAAAAACTTATTATGACTGATATTGCAAGAAAAATTCGTCTTAAAGCAAATTAAAAAGCAAAAATCAACAAAAATTGAATATATTTGTCAAAAATCAGCAAAAATAGAAGATATATTATATTATTTGCTCTTGCTCATATTTTTAATTTCAGGTTATATTAGCACTCGATAGAGTGAGTTGCTAATAATTTAAAACACTAAAAAATAAAAAAGGAGGGCGCATATGAAGATTAAACCACTCAAAGACAGAGTAGTCGTAAAATTCGCATCTGAAGAGCTTGAGAAAACACCTGGAGGAATTTATGTTCCAGATGTGGCAAAGGAGAAGCCTCAAAAAGGAACGGTTATGGAAGTTGGTTCTGAAGTAAAAGAGGTGAAAGCGGGTGACACAGTTCTTTTTGACAAATATGCAGGTTCAAAAATCAAGATTGATGATGTAGAGTATTTAATTATTAAAGAAGAAGAAATACTCGGAATAATACAAAAATAAAAGGAGGGGATGATATGGCAGCAAAGCAATTAATATTCGGTGATGCAGCAAGACAATCAATTCTTAAAGGTATTACAGTTCTTACGGATGCTGTAAAGGCAACATTAGGACCAAGGGGAAGAAATGTAGTAATTGAAAGAAAATTCGGTTCTCCCAATGTAACGAAAGATGGTGTTACTGTTGCTAAAGAGATAGACCTCAAAGAGCCATTTGAAAATATGGGAGCTCAGCTTGTCAGGGAAGTTGCTTCAAAAACAAGCGATGTTGCAGGTGATGGAACAACCACAGCAACTGTTCTGGCATATGCAATTTACAAGGAAGGACTTAAGTATGTCTCAGCTGGCGCTAATTCAATGGATTTAAAAAGAGGGATTGATAAAGCTGTTGAGGCTGTCGTTGAGGAGCTAAAAAAGATTTCAAAGCCAGTTGTAGACAAAAAAGAGATTGCACAGGTTGGAACAATCTCTGCAAACAATGATCCTTCAATAGGCGAACTTATTGCTGAGGCAATGGATAAAGTTGGCAAAGATGGTGTAATCACTGTTGAAGAAGCAAAGGGAATGGCTACAACCCTTGATATTGTGGAGGGAATGCAGTTTGACAGAGGATACATCTCACCATACTTCATCACAGATCCAGAGCGTCTTGAATGCATTCTCGAGGATGCCTATATTTTGATACATGACAAGAAAATTTCAACCATGAAGGATTTGCTCCCGATTCTTGAGCAGATTGCAAGAATGGGCAGGCCTCTTCTCATCATTGCAGAAGATGTTGAGGGTGAAGCACTGGCAACTCTGGTTGTAAACAAACTCAGAGGAGTTCTTCAGGTATGTGCGGTAAAGGCTCCTGGATTTGGTGATAGAAGAAAAGCCATGCTTGAAGATATTGCAATTCTTACAGGTGGAACAGTCATTTCAGAGGATATAGGTTTAAAACTTGAAAATGTTAAAGTTGAGGACCTCGGAAGAGCAAAGAAAATAATTATTGACAAAGATAACACAACAATTGTTGAAGGAGCTGGAGATCCTCAGAAAATTCAGGCAAGAATTAAGCAGATAAAGATTCAGATTGAAGAAACCACATCTGATTATGACCGTGAAAAACTTCAGGAGCGTCTTGCAAAGCTTGCAGGTGGTGTGGCAAGAATCAATGTTGGCGCAGCCACTGAGGCTGAGATGAAGGAAAAGAAAGCCCGTGTTGAGGATGCTTTAAATGCAACAAGAGCTGCTGTTGAGGAAGGAATTGTACCAGGAGGTGGAGTGGCACTCCTTAGATGCCAGAAAGTTTTGGAAAAAATTAAACTCGACAATCATGACCAGCAACTTGGTGCTGATATAGTTAAAAAAGCTCTTGAAGAACCGATAAAGCAGATTATAGCTAATGCTGGCGTGGAAGCAACGTTGATTGTTGAAAAAGTTAAAGAAAATAAAAATATTAACTATGGATATGATGCCTATCAGGAAAAATTTGTTGATATGATGGACGCAGGCATCATCGATCCAACAAAAGTTACAAGAACAGCACTGCAGAATGCTGCCTCTGTAGCAGGTT carries:
- a CDS encoding class I SAM-dependent methyltransferase, producing MDELVKEYVIDFFTKRLNHFKNSPESVGWTKKGQTLRYEAILKFINPNCKTILDFGCGKGDFYSFLKEKGMECNYTGIDINPSLIEFAKQNYPEAEFYTMDIENEPLTKTFDYIISIGVFNLLVQTAKETAKKCIKTLFNHTNEKLIFTCLNRRSKHKDIGLVYFDIEELINIVLEITPEFNILDDVVESDLFLILYK
- a CDS encoding co-chaperone GroES, encoding MKIKPLKDRVVVKFASEELEKTPGGIYVPDVAKEKPQKGTVMEVGSEVKEVKAGDTVLFDKYAGSKIKIDDVEYLIIKEEEILGIIQK
- the groL gene encoding chaperonin GroEL (60 kDa chaperone family; promotes refolding of misfolded polypeptides especially under stressful conditions; forms two stacked rings of heptamers to form a barrel-shaped 14mer; ends can be capped by GroES; misfolded proteins enter the barrel where they are refolded when GroES binds) — its product is MAAKQLIFGDAARQSILKGITVLTDAVKATLGPRGRNVVIERKFGSPNVTKDGVTVAKEIDLKEPFENMGAQLVREVASKTSDVAGDGTTTATVLAYAIYKEGLKYVSAGANSMDLKRGIDKAVEAVVEELKKISKPVVDKKEIAQVGTISANNDPSIGELIAEAMDKVGKDGVITVEEAKGMATTLDIVEGMQFDRGYISPYFITDPERLECILEDAYILIHDKKISTMKDLLPILEQIARMGRPLLIIAEDVEGEALATLVVNKLRGVLQVCAVKAPGFGDRRKAMLEDIAILTGGTVISEDIGLKLENVKVEDLGRAKKIIIDKDNTTIVEGAGDPQKIQARIKQIKIQIEETTSDYDREKLQERLAKLAGGVARINVGAATEAEMKEKKARVEDALNATRAAVEEGIVPGGGVALLRCQKVLEKIKLDNHDQQLGADIVKKALEEPIKQIIANAGVEATLIVEKVKENKNINYGYDAYQEKFVDMMDAGIIDPTKVTRTALQNAASVAGLMLTTEVVVAEIPEEEKKQPPMPSPDMY